The following are encoded together in the Bradymonas sediminis genome:
- a CDS encoding PilZ domain-containing protein translates to MFAHNLEDSNIRRTPQAQPTFNGIRRYNRCQMTLDVVVQDQDGWEIPLESVDISPTGIFVRSNFLFEVGEVHTLIFEVQGKGLFRVQGRVARVEEPDAQADYAGLGGLGAMSASMTPGMGYEFIETHEKTWQDLCAVVAGV, encoded by the coding sequence ATGTTCGCGCACAATCTCGAAGATTCGAATATTCGCCGCACCCCCCAGGCTCAGCCCACCTTTAACGGCATTCGGCGCTATAATCGCTGCCAGATGACCCTCGACGTGGTCGTGCAGGACCAGGATGGCTGGGAGATTCCGCTGGAGAGCGTGGACATCAGCCCCACCGGCATCTTCGTGCGCTCGAATTTCCTCTTCGAGGTCGGCGAGGTGCACACGTTGATCTTCGAGGTCCAGGGCAAGGGGCTCTTTCGGGTTCAAGGGCGCGTGGCGCGGGTCGAAGAGCCCGACGCTCAGGCCGATTACGCAGGTCTAGGCGGACTCGGCGCGATGAGCGCGAGCATGACCCCCGGCATGGGCTATGAATTTATCGAAACCCACGAAAAAACCTGGCAGGACCTCTGCGCGGTCGTCGCGGGCGTCTGA
- the dapF gene encoding diaminopimelate epimerase, with amino-acid sequence MKNAQKSQRIPFFKYHGLGNDFAVLRTRDFSDGRPAEEVDFGAKAVMLCDRNRGIGADGLLLLWLPEDGDDSAELAPNSARMIIYNRDGTRPEMCGNGVRCVARYLIEHEGFSAHDLQIVSDAGPRACRLLMGGAEASAREDDVWQIEVDMGAASIAPQNIDLEEQGQAFSLVRVNMGNPHAVAFERDVNDVELLECFGSRLNAAHPAFPTGVNLEFVEQVGPQRLRASVFERGVGRTLACGTGACAVAAAAVQTGRCDPAFPVEVELPGGALSITLRDGRVWMAGPVEAVFDGRIKK; translated from the coding sequence GTGAAAAACGCTCAGAAATCCCAGCGGATTCCGTTTTTTAAATACCACGGATTGGGTAATGATTTCGCGGTGTTACGTACCCGTGATTTCAGCGATGGGCGACCCGCGGAAGAGGTCGACTTCGGCGCGAAAGCGGTCATGCTTTGCGACCGAAATCGTGGCATCGGCGCCGACGGCTTATTGTTGCTGTGGCTTCCGGAAGACGGCGATGATTCCGCAGAACTCGCCCCAAATTCAGCCCGCATGATCATCTATAATCGGGACGGCACTCGCCCCGAGATGTGCGGAAATGGCGTGCGCTGCGTGGCGCGTTATCTGATTGAGCACGAAGGGTTTTCTGCGCATGATTTGCAGATTGTCAGTGACGCCGGGCCTCGCGCGTGTCGCTTGTTGATGGGCGGCGCGGAGGCGTCCGCGCGAGAAGATGATGTCTGGCAAATTGAGGTTGATATGGGGGCGGCGAGCATCGCGCCCCAGAATATCGACCTCGAAGAACAAGGGCAGGCGTTTTCGCTGGTTCGCGTGAATATGGGCAATCCGCACGCGGTGGCCTTTGAGCGAGACGTCAATGATGTTGAGTTGTTGGAGTGCTTCGGCAGCCGATTGAACGCCGCGCACCCGGCTTTTCCGACCGGGGTGAACCTGGAGTTCGTCGAGCAGGTCGGCCCGCAAAGACTGCGCGCGAGCGTATTTGAGCGCGGGGTAGGGCGCACCCTGGCATGTGGCACGGGCGCCTGCGCCGTCGCGGCCGCCGCGGTTCAAACGGGCCGATGCGACCCGGCGTTTCCGGTGGAGGTCGAACTCCCCGGCGGCGCACTCTCCATCACCCTGCGTGACGGGCGCGTCTGGATGGCCGGGCCGGTCGAAGCGGTCTTTGATGGTCGCATCAAAAAATAA
- a CDS encoding peptidase MA family metallohydrolase, with amino-acid sequence MGLRRVVAAILFSMVLVFSGNVSVFDKGALAQDWVASAQAQIPPEQMTTKAMPADGLTFHFLKRYSPAIEKLAEEAPALRERAHQNLGLVDPAPIDVWILPKVSDYYALRGEPNRAPEWAVGLSLSGRSTIIVAHGGQRTPDDVMFTYAHELAHVAVDHARGDVPVPRWFHEGFAVMMAQEWTPERSEKLSQAAARGQLQPFSKLTRTFPSHQMSVSLAYDQSFHFVRWMQDKYGADFWARVMRQMEGGADFDGAIRAEAGITLPEIESQWHEQLSSSTNRWSILADETIIFFGVSLLFILAYIRARSRRRRQLASMEDDNSDEWRYDPARYPLPGD; translated from the coding sequence ATGGGTCTTCGACGAGTGGTCGCGGCGATACTATTCTCAATGGTTTTGGTCTTTTCAGGGAACGTCAGCGTCTTCGACAAGGGGGCACTTGCTCAGGATTGGGTCGCCAGCGCGCAGGCCCAGATTCCGCCGGAGCAAATGACCACAAAGGCGATGCCCGCCGATGGCCTGACCTTCCACTTCCTTAAGCGATACAGCCCGGCGATTGAGAAGCTCGCCGAGGAGGCGCCCGCGCTGCGCGAGCGCGCCCACCAGAACCTGGGGTTGGTTGATCCCGCGCCGATTGACGTGTGGATTTTGCCGAAGGTCTCGGACTATTACGCGCTGCGCGGCGAGCCAAATCGCGCGCCGGAATGGGCGGTGGGGCTGTCGCTTTCGGGGCGAAGCACCATCATCGTCGCCCACGGCGGGCAGCGTACGCCGGATGACGTGATGTTCACCTATGCCCACGAACTCGCCCATGTCGCGGTTGACCATGCGCGCGGCGATGTGCCGGTGCCGCGCTGGTTTCATGAGGGGTTCGCGGTGATGATGGCCCAGGAGTGGACCCCGGAGCGCAGCGAGAAGCTCTCCCAGGCCGCGGCGAGGGGGCAATTGCAGCCGTTCTCGAAGCTGACGCGGACTTTCCCGTCGCATCAGATGTCGGTGTCTTTGGCCTATGACCAGAGCTTTCATTTCGTGCGCTGGATGCAGGATAAATACGGCGCGGACTTCTGGGCGCGGGTGATGCGCCAGATGGAAGGAGGCGCGGACTTCGACGGCGCGATTCGGGCCGAGGCGGGCATCACGTTGCCTGAAATCGAGTCTCAGTGGCACGAGCAGCTCAGTTCATCGACCAATCGCTGGTCGATACTGGCCGATGAGACCATAATATTTTTTGGCGTTTCGCTTCTTTTCATATTAGCCTATATTCGTGCGCGCAGCCGCCGACGTCGCCAATTGGCATCAATGGAAGATGACAATAGCGACGAATGGCGCTACGACCCAGCACGCTACCCGCTTCCCGGGGATTAA
- a CDS encoding tetratricopeptide repeat protein translates to MAHTTLDLTPRINRRSGPEDGRAAKFRRASVPGESGQSSMESTARRAAYRPREEVAVRRDVVEEFRNRLERDATHTPDAPEAVEGSLIGIARAEEALGRFEEARLALKRLSNLGDFSPVVWALSRRLHRREGRREAARDTLRRAYEVAEPSLAVLLKLEELRQDWLDDAPPSEVAVALHILAGDMAQQSGDYTRLWKTRLELDALLEQGRIDRVGEVIAQRAVAFDDGEIADLMRTRSAIWSAVWGDVSGAATLLEQIHQRAHLRGDLGEFLGSLYFDLGDRESATTLYRGLSEESELEPTEAVGAAMLQESVARDLGSADKMLADLCAREPEDWTALRVRESLLERHFTAADAGGDDAESGGVSGTGTSLIDVLNMQLEGPLTNGERITKLTRLGRLYEEEAQDQVAAAEVYREALSLKADHLPALRALGRLYAQRDNFSGLVDLYEREIAQMQGAPSVWRRHFQAAELYRVRLENRVRALDHYRHVLDHRPHYLPALKAAAGLLGELGRWRELADLFLASVEVAPNRRQKMYLLDKVAEVAENELQNYDVAIGAWQEILILDDQHPRAFAALGRLYARTGQFAELIELNMRELELVEDDEEEAVLHQKCAEIAERHLEDPQLAEKHYRRALEILPDFLPALEGLGRIYMRNKRWDDIIEMSGRELRETDDPRETIRRLGALAEIFETQLDRSEDAIRIYARILEIAPEDNHALESALRLNYALGRFDQVVVLVERKIAATDDPRAFAALHGELAGVAEWQQGDLAGAFARYLIALDAEPGNGHWLAGIARTWSYSSLSVDEVADRLENNVMKPMNAQARDRYFKVIARLRERAHQSADVSRAFRTHGSTESLENQLVLELAMARGGEREVLHQFRRANPQHPLERLLEIKREGLTVGDVDAIRAAIDVLEPSERAMLLGELPVNVAAEFSSPEDPAELRLSAELVRVLEGEVLRSDEDYQSEDPLALRLRAVEARQSHDFEGYVLWTRRELALRDSRDLKVSRLTELAEFAERHQRHEQVADFLAEAARTAFPEMRAQDEAADKVEPAEQLGAEASEEQGEEVVAEAGLEGDADAANTAEAPDEAEEHFPQDMCDGPTLDRLYQTIRNAEGFAGRWMLLRDCLDAHAMRDGLTRSRRLYLFRTLAEILEEELDDLDGASTALSNCWQLSEDAAYLRELVRVSMALNDLERAIRFQQRHFEHMTNPTRAIGANLCIESGLWLAELLLQSEERIDDGIDCLEHLLASYEECELFEHARRQLAYAYFEHGNPYRAVELFQRVLDGEISSENLKDWRTLVEVYRDKLDDGLTAYELQWQIVDAGLGSAQDLDELVGLGFRADMLKDCAGRLESMATQKGSDMPPARQRQLLGRAAEIVEEDLMWPEEAVRLYTLALERCTGAKNAQDGDGIELLRRRAFCLAQIAGRESQALEEFRKIVLVDPFEPTTYRGLSDLLGRAQAFDRARISDQILRVLNCTVENEALPTKTSPSRLISDEQVEQFLMPAGLNVQMIDTLAAAMPFVEKVWADELPQRKALEGVSLNRLDAQDACDSMQAAMDAFGIPRFKAESGDAGPMTPQVFSAGTPSIWVNWEQISQMNAAEARFIAGYCAALAWSGLPALLALDGRRVWHMVEAVLLKQTGQGFGERVDMATQDLVEHISSPFHAVARRRLTSALEPVMEQFATAECELWPGVLEEFACRVGMVTAGDVSAAVRGLLSFHGWNLGLDAPETQKQIRRNPSVRRLISFAMSDDYLEARYALGLAGRPSKLVS, encoded by the coding sequence ATGGCGCATACCACCCTCGATCTCACTCCACGTATAAATCGACGCAGCGGTCCCGAAGACGGGCGCGCCGCGAAATTTCGTCGCGCATCGGTGCCCGGCGAATCGGGTCAATCCTCGATGGAATCGACCGCGCGCCGTGCGGCGTATCGCCCGCGCGAAGAAGTCGCGGTGCGACGCGATGTGGTCGAAGAGTTTCGAAATCGTCTGGAGCGCGACGCGACGCACACACCCGACGCGCCGGAGGCGGTCGAGGGCTCGCTGATCGGCATCGCGCGCGCGGAAGAGGCGCTGGGTCGCTTCGAAGAGGCGCGCCTTGCGCTCAAACGGCTATCCAATTTGGGAGATTTCTCGCCGGTGGTCTGGGCGCTTTCGCGGCGTTTGCACCGTCGGGAAGGGCGCCGCGAAGCCGCGCGCGATACGCTTCGGCGCGCCTATGAGGTCGCCGAGCCGAGCCTGGCTGTTTTGCTCAAACTCGAAGAATTGCGCCAGGATTGGCTTGACGATGCGCCGCCCAGCGAAGTCGCGGTCGCCTTGCATATTCTCGCCGGCGATATGGCTCAGCAATCCGGCGATTATACGCGTCTGTGGAAGACCCGCCTGGAGCTCGACGCCCTTCTTGAGCAGGGGCGAATCGACCGGGTTGGCGAGGTCATCGCGCAGCGCGCTGTTGCGTTTGATGACGGCGAGATTGCCGATTTGATGCGCACGCGCTCGGCGATTTGGAGCGCGGTCTGGGGGGATGTGAGCGGCGCGGCGACCTTGCTCGAGCAGATTCATCAGCGCGCGCATCTTCGCGGTGACCTGGGTGAGTTCTTGGGCTCCCTCTATTTCGACCTGGGCGATCGCGAGTCGGCGACCACGCTGTATCGCGGGTTGTCCGAAGAGTCCGAGCTTGAGCCGACCGAAGCGGTCGGCGCGGCGATGCTTCAAGAGAGCGTCGCGCGCGACCTGGGCTCGGCCGACAAGATGTTGGCCGACCTCTGCGCGCGCGAGCCGGAGGATTGGACCGCGCTTCGGGTCCGCGAATCGCTGCTCGAGCGACATTTCACCGCGGCCGATGCCGGGGGCGATGACGCCGAGTCGGGCGGCGTGTCTGGCACCGGTACGTCGCTGATCGATGTCCTTAATATGCAACTCGAAGGGCCGTTGACCAACGGCGAGCGCATCACGAAGTTGACCCGGCTCGGGCGCCTCTACGAAGAGGAGGCTCAGGACCAGGTCGCCGCCGCCGAAGTCTACCGCGAAGCGCTGTCACTGAAGGCCGACCATCTTCCCGCGCTACGCGCGCTCGGGCGACTCTACGCTCAGCGCGATAATTTCTCGGGCCTCGTCGACCTTTACGAGCGCGAGATTGCGCAGATGCAGGGCGCCCCGAGTGTGTGGCGCCGGCACTTCCAGGCGGCCGAGCTCTATCGCGTGCGCCTCGAAAATCGAGTGCGCGCTCTCGACCATTATCGCCACGTGCTCGACCATCGCCCGCATTATTTGCCGGCCCTCAAAGCGGCCGCGGGACTCCTGGGCGAGCTGGGCCGATGGCGCGAATTGGCCGACCTCTTTTTGGCCTCGGTCGAGGTCGCGCCCAACCGCCGCCAGAAGATGTATCTGCTCGATAAGGTCGCCGAGGTGGCCGAGAACGAGCTGCAGAATTACGACGTCGCCATCGGCGCCTGGCAGGAAATTCTGATCCTCGACGACCAGCACCCGCGCGCCTTCGCGGCGCTGGGGCGCCTGTACGCGCGCACCGGTCAATTCGCCGAGTTGATCGAGTTGAATATGCGCGAGCTCGAGCTGGTGGAGGATGACGAAGAAGAGGCGGTGCTGCACCAAAAATGTGCCGAAATCGCCGAGCGTCATCTCGAGGACCCACAGCTCGCCGAGAAGCATTATCGCCGGGCCCTGGAGATTCTCCCCGACTTCCTGCCCGCACTTGAGGGGCTGGGGCGCATCTATATGCGCAATAAGCGCTGGGACGATATCATCGAGATGAGCGGGCGAGAGCTGCGCGAGACCGATGACCCGCGCGAGACGATTCGCCGACTCGGGGCGCTTGCCGAAATCTTTGAGACCCAGCTCGACCGTAGCGAAGACGCGATTCGCATTTACGCGCGGATTCTCGAGATTGCCCCCGAAGACAACCACGCCCTGGAGTCGGCCCTGCGCTTGAATTATGCGCTCGGTCGTTTCGATCAGGTGGTGGTGTTGGTGGAGCGAAAGATCGCCGCGACCGACGACCCGCGCGCCTTCGCCGCGTTGCACGGCGAGTTGGCTGGAGTCGCTGAGTGGCAGCAGGGCGACCTGGCCGGGGCGTTCGCGCGCTATCTTATCGCCCTCGACGCCGAGCCCGGCAACGGCCATTGGCTCGCCGGTATCGCGCGGACCTGGTCGTATTCGAGCCTGTCGGTCGATGAGGTCGCGGACCGCCTCGAAAATAATGTCATGAAGCCGATGAACGCGCAGGCGCGCGACCGTTATTTCAAGGTCATCGCGCGTCTTCGCGAGCGGGCGCACCAAAGCGCCGATGTCAGCCGAGCGTTTCGCACGCACGGCTCCACCGAGAGCCTGGAGAACCAGCTCGTGTTGGAGTTGGCGATGGCGCGCGGCGGAGAGCGCGAGGTCCTGCACCAATTCCGCCGGGCCAACCCGCAGCATCCGCTGGAGCGCTTGCTCGAGATCAAACGCGAGGGCCTTACGGTCGGCGATGTCGACGCGATTCGCGCGGCCATCGACGTGCTGGAGCCCTCGGAGCGGGCGATGCTTTTGGGCGAGTTGCCGGTGAATGTGGCGGCTGAGTTCTCGAGCCCCGAAGACCCCGCCGAGCTGCGATTGTCGGCTGAGTTGGTGCGCGTGCTCGAAGGCGAAGTGCTGCGCAGCGACGAAGATTATCAATCCGAAGACCCGCTGGCGCTTCGCCTTCGCGCCGTCGAAGCGCGCCAATCGCATGACTTCGAGGGCTATGTGCTCTGGACGCGGCGCGAGTTGGCGCTGCGAGATAGTCGTGACCTCAAGGTCTCGCGCCTCACCGAGTTGGCCGAATTCGCCGAGCGCCACCAGCGCCACGAGCAGGTCGCCGACTTCTTGGCCGAAGCCGCGCGCACCGCGTTCCCAGAGATGCGCGCTCAGGACGAGGCCGCCGATAAGGTGGAGCCCGCGGAGCAACTTGGCGCCGAGGCATCCGAAGAGCAGGGCGAAGAGGTTGTCGCCGAGGCGGGCCTGGAGGGCGACGCAGACGCCGCGAACACGGCAGAAGCGCCCGACGAAGCCGAGGAGCACTTTCCCCAGGATATGTGCGACGGCCCGACGCTCGACCGCCTCTACCAGACCATCCGCAACGCCGAGGGTTTTGCGGGACGCTGGATGCTGCTGCGCGATTGCCTGGACGCCCACGCGATGCGCGACGGGCTGACCCGAAGCCGTCGCCTCTATCTCTTCCGCACGCTGGCCGAGATCTTAGAGGAAGAGCTCGATGACCTCGACGGCGCCTCGACCGCGTTGAGCAATTGCTGGCAATTGTCGGAAGACGCCGCCTATCTGCGCGAATTGGTGCGGGTGAGCATGGCGCTTAATGACCTGGAGCGCGCGATTCGTTTCCAGCAGCGTCATTTCGAGCATATGACCAACCCGACGCGGGCCATCGGTGCGAACCTATGCATCGAGTCCGGCCTGTGGTTGGCTGAATTGCTGCTGCAGAGCGAGGAGCGCATCGACGACGGCATCGACTGCCTTGAGCATCTCCTGGCGAGCTATGAGGAGTGTGAACTCTTCGAGCACGCGCGCCGGCAATTGGCCTACGCGTATTTCGAGCATGGCAATCCCTACCGCGCGGTGGAGCTATTCCAACGCGTGCTCGACGGTGAGATCTCCAGCGAGAATCTCAAGGATTGGCGCACGCTGGTCGAGGTCTACCGCGATAAGCTCGACGACGGCCTTACCGCCTACGAGCTGCAATGGCAGATCGTGGACGCGGGGCTGGGGAGCGCTCAGGACCTCGATGAATTGGTCGGGCTCGGCTTCCGCGCGGATATGCTCAAGGACTGCGCCGGCCGCCTGGAGTCGATGGCGACCCAGAAGGGCAGCGATATGCCGCCGGCGCGCCAGCGCCAATTGCTTGGCCGCGCCGCCGAGATCGTCGAGGAAGACCTTATGTGGCCCGAGGAGGCCGTGCGCCTCTACACCCTGGCGCTGGAGCGCTGCACGGGCGCCAAGAATGCCCAGGACGGCGACGGCATTGAGCTATTGCGCCGCCGCGCCTTCTGCCTGGCGCAGATCGCCGGGCGTGAGTCCCAGGCGCTTGAGGAGTTCCGAAAGATTGTGCTCGTCGACCCCTTCGAGCCCACGACCTATCGGGGACTCAGCGACCTTCTGGGGCGGGCGCAGGCCTTCGACCGGGCGCGTATCTCCGATCAAATCCTGCGCGTGCTCAATTGCACCGTCGAGAACGAGGCGCTGCCGACCAAGACCTCGCCGTCGCGCCTTATTAGCGATGAGCAGGTTGAGCAGTTCCTGATGCCGGCCGGGCTGAATGTCCAGATGATCGACACCCTCGCCGCGGCGATGCCCTTTGTCGAAAAGGTCTGGGCCGATGAACTTCCCCAGCGCAAAGCGCTCGAGGGCGTGAGCCTGAACCGCCTCGACGCCCAGGACGCCTGCGACAGCATGCAGGCCGCGATGGACGCCTTTGGTATCCCGCGCTTTAAGGCAGAGTCTGGCGACGCTGGCCCGATGACCCCGCAGGTCTTCTCGGCGGGAACGCCGAGCATCTGGGTCAATTGGGAGCAGATCAGTCAGATGAACGCGGCCGAAGCTCGGTTCATCGCCGGGTATTGCGCCGCCTTGGCCTGGTCCGGATTGCCGGCCTTGCTCGCCCTCGACGGGCGCCGGGTGTGGCATATGGTCGAAGCCGTGTTGCTCAAGCAGACCGGTCAGGGTTTCGGCGAGCGCGTCGATATGGCGACCCAGGACCTGGTCGAGCATATTTCCAGCCCCTTCCACGCGGTCGCGCGCCGTCGATTGACCAGCGCGCTTGAGCCGGTGATGGAGCAATTCGCGACCGCCGAGTGCGAATTGTGGCCCGGCGTCCTGGAGGAATTCGCCTGCCGCGTCGGCATGGTGACCGCCGGGGATGTGAGCGCGGCCGTGCGCGGCTTGCTCAGCTTCCACGGGTGGAACCTTGGCCTGGACGCTCCTGAGACCCAGAAGCAAATCCGGCGCAACCCCAGCGTGCGCCGACTGATCTCCTTCGCCATGAGCGACGATTATCTGGAAGCACGCTACGCCCTGGGCCTGGCGGGGCGTCCGAGTAAACTCGTCAGTTGA
- a CDS encoding metal-dependent transcriptional regulator, with translation MPTISVENYLKAIYHLESHGEVPVKTKSLAERLEISLPSVTSMLKSLARDGLVDYKPYHGASLNEDGVRAALKVIRKHRLVEVFLVQTLGLSWDEVHEEAELLEHAVSESLVARIDDFLGHPKFDPHGDPIPTADGQIHRLETIRLDEAELGATYRLERVLDQESDVLQYLDKIGLTLNRSFTVVEILSFDGQLFLDIHDTDPLRAAISKSLAERLLVTKL, from the coding sequence ATGCCAACGATTTCCGTCGAAAATTACCTCAAGGCCATCTATCATCTTGAGTCGCATGGGGAGGTGCCGGTGAAGACGAAATCGCTGGCCGAACGCCTCGAGATCTCGTTGCCGTCGGTGACGAGTATGTTGAAGTCTTTGGCCCGCGACGGTCTCGTTGATTATAAGCCCTATCACGGGGCGAGTTTGAACGAAGACGGCGTGCGCGCGGCGCTTAAGGTGATTCGCAAGCATCGCCTGGTCGAGGTCTTTTTGGTGCAGACCCTGGGCTTGAGCTGGGACGAGGTGCACGAAGAGGCCGAGCTTTTGGAGCACGCGGTGAGCGAATCACTGGTCGCCCGCATCGACGACTTTTTAGGGCATCCCAAATTCGACCCCCACGGCGACCCCATCCCCACGGCCGACGGCCAGATTCACCGCCTGGAGACCATCCGCCTCGACGAAGCCGAGCTCGGCGCGACCTACCGACTCGAGCGCGTCCTCGACCAGGAATCCGACGTCCTCCAATACCTCGATAAGATCGGTTTGACGCTGAATCGCTCCTTCACGGTGGTTGAGATTCTATCCTTCGACGGCCAGCTTTTCTTGGACATCCACGACACCGACCCGCTGCGCGCCGCGATCAGCAAGTCGCTGGCCGAGCGCCTCCTGGTCACGAAATTATGA
- a CDS encoding thiol-disulfide oxidoreductase DCC family protein, whose amino-acid sequence MSETIEIDDTEGLEAGRLDRPALLWDGKCGFCKRALGHIIAQAGDRIRYVSYQSFMPYFPEFREEDLAREIHFVEPDGSVYRGAAAIFRALSMRPQGSYLMGIYRRSAVFAGLSEWGYRRVARNRQFASRVAKFIPGW is encoded by the coding sequence ATGTCAGAGACGATCGAGATTGATGATACCGAGGGGCTTGAGGCGGGTCGGCTCGACCGGCCCGCGCTGCTCTGGGATGGGAAATGCGGGTTTTGCAAGCGCGCCCTCGGTCATATCATCGCCCAGGCTGGGGACCGTATTCGCTACGTGAGTTATCAGAGTTTTATGCCGTATTTCCCGGAGTTTCGCGAAGAGGACCTCGCCCGCGAGATTCATTTTGTGGAGCCCGATGGGAGCGTGTACCGTGGGGCGGCGGCGATCTTTCGGGCCCTGTCCATGCGCCCGCAGGGCAGCTATTTGATGGGGATCTACCGGCGCAGCGCGGTCTTCGCAGGGCTCTCGGAGTGGGGCTATCGGCGAGTCGCGCGTAATCGACAGTTCGCCAGTCGGGTCGCGAAATTTATCCCCGGCTGGTGA